In Microplitis demolitor isolate Queensland-Clemson2020A chromosome 9, iyMicDemo2.1a, whole genome shotgun sequence, one genomic interval encodes:
- the LOC106693776 gene encoding cyclin-T2-like, whose translation MTANGEKWYYTKDQLQNSPSRKCGYDADKELNYRQQAADLINDIGERLKLPQSIICTAIVYMHRFYVHHSLKKFHRYSISAVALFLAAKVENMPRKLVWTIKTLNACIGREIDYGSTRSEEYLKEENHILFCENVLLQTLGFEFTVIHPHVYVLQICQDIQANKELTRTSYFMAIESLHLTTMCLQYKPKVVACFCVYFASKWSSWEIPLSREEKTWYSYIDSSITLKLLEELTQEFLAIFDKSPSRLKHEVMDIMNGHSESKLKQHQHEQSLPSLPPLSSSALQPPLRSLLIPIEFSKPANSIQRQQSFDNVLKPVCLNSCNKSKLAPINDNIKSTDTRKKNIASHFNLESSIVKDNSFRTPIIVRIPEEKIKIESVKRKPVLNIKNRINRSQHYHVNDNNNCESIIDVENVSPQIKRIKYDQRFS comes from the coding sequence atgactGCCAATGGTGAAAAATGGTACTACACAAAAGACCAATTACAAAACTCGCCAAGTCGAAAGTGTGGTTATGACGCtgataaagaattaaattatagacaaCAGGCTGCTGATTTAATTAACGATATTGGTGAAAGACTTAAATTGCCACAATCAATTATATGCACAGCGATTGTTTACATGCATAGATTTTATGTACATCATTCGCTGAAAAAGTTTCATAGATATTCAATTTCTGCAGTAGCATTATTTTTGGCTGCTAAAGTTGAAAACATGCCCAGAAAATTAGTATGGACTATAAAAACATTGAATGCTTGCATAGGTAGAGAAATTGATTACGGTTCAACAAGATCTGAAGAATATTTGAAAGAAgaaaatcatatattattttgtgaaaatgTTTTACTTCAGACATTAGGCTTTGAATTTACTGTTATTCATCCACATGTTTATGTTCTCCAAATTTGTCAAGATATCCAAGCAAACAAAGAGTTAACACGCACCTCCTACTTCATGGCGATAGAAAGTTTACACCTTACGACAATGTGTCTCCAATATAAGCCAAAAGTTGTTGCATGCTTTTGCGTTTACTTTGCAAGCAAATGGTCTAGTTGGGAGATTCCATTGAGTAGAGAAGAAAAAACTTGGTACTCATATATCGATTCGTCAATcacattaaaattacttgaagAATTAACTCAAGAATTTTTGGCTATCTTTGATAAAAGTCCATCTCGTTTGAAGCATGAAGTTATGGATATTATGAATGGACATTCAGAATCTAAGTTAAAACAGCATCAACATGAACAATCTTTACCGTCATTGCCACCACTTTCATCTTCCGCTTTACAACCACCCCTGAGAAGTCTATTGATACcgattgaattttctaaaccTGCTAATAGTATTCAAAGACAACAGTCCTTTGATAATGTGTTAAAGCCAGTTTGTCTTAATAGTTgtaataaatctaaattagCACCCATTAACGATAATATTAAATCTACTGAtacgcgaaaaaaaaatattgcaagtcattttaatttagaatCGTCTATTGTTAAAGATAATAGTTTTAGAACACCAATAATCGTAAGAATTCCTGAAGAAAAGATTAAAATAGAATCTGTTAAACGTAAAccagttttaaatataaaaaatagaataaataggAGTCAACATTACCatgttaatgataataataactgtGAAAGTATTATTGATGTAGAGAATGTTTCGCCTCagattaaaagaattaaatatgatcAGCGTTTTAGttaa